In Streptomyces sp. NBC_00569, a single genomic region encodes these proteins:
- a CDS encoding SigE family RNA polymerase sigma factor — protein sequence MDPQDHERFRDFVDARWGALLRLANLLTGGDRHEAEDLVQTALMKALGRWQHIEDPEGYVRKVMYRHQISRWRLRRPHREATFAAPPESFGVTDGTSAADLRITVRQALARLTPRQRTVLVLRYFEDLSETEAAGALGCSVGTIRSTTYRSLARLRTLAPELSSPAQTASTTPHNMSLKGARP from the coding sequence ATGGACCCGCAGGACCACGAAAGATTCCGGGACTTCGTCGACGCCCGGTGGGGCGCCTTGCTGCGCCTGGCGAACCTGCTCACCGGCGGTGACCGCCACGAGGCCGAAGACCTCGTGCAAACCGCTCTGATGAAGGCGCTGGGCCGCTGGCAGCACATCGAGGACCCGGAAGGCTACGTGCGCAAGGTGATGTACCGGCACCAGATCAGCCGCTGGCGGCTGCGCCGGCCGCACCGCGAGGCGACGTTCGCCGCACCGCCCGAGAGTTTCGGTGTCACTGACGGCACATCCGCCGCTGACCTGCGGATCACCGTGAGGCAGGCATTGGCCCGACTGACGCCGCGACAACGCACCGTACTGGTGCTGCGCTACTTCGAGGACCTGTCCGAGACGGAGGCCGCGGGCGCGCTGGGCTGCTCGGTGGGCACCATACGCAGCACCACCTACCGGTCGCTGGCCCGGCTGCGCACACTCGCGCCGGAGCTGAGTTCCCCCGCGCAGACCGCATCGACCACCCCGCACAACATGTCCCTGAAGGGAGCTCGCCCATGA
- a CDS encoding outer membrane protein assembly factor BamB family protein: MSADQSADQLDRVVRDVLHAWTPDGPGAPKDIADRIVRRRRLRNLVRVTGAALGLAGITLGTALATGAGGDNGTPSPAARVSKQSKLLWQTTLPGKSWDACTTGADTGDVYCRGTEYDFVGVDARTGKVEWQQKAKDANGNSAPAGSMPGGRDGVLYTYADHAPGAPRAGTDLVALDINSRRVLWKHELADDSRGRTSAVLFDGGILANAPTFKSVVALDGATGRTLWTYKWKKADCDRAVIGGVPYLTCSPDSKKAPQQSTVVRLDPATGTARTVATVEGPTTYIGTDGDAVLLGGMAGGQKNFSDPGPATLTRVDTRSGSVSHHRVEGLPTGVVADGLILAAGSNGSAVAYSADSGKRLWSRNLGLTLHKEPRNPTLHELPSAATVDLTSRMAYYLAPSGHLVGLDLDTGAVLWRGRVPLPKSPIQGGIAPELMSHGHDLIGQVGGELFRIKPQLPQRG, encoded by the coding sequence ATGAGCGCCGACCAGAGCGCCGACCAGCTGGACCGCGTGGTCCGCGATGTCCTGCACGCTTGGACCCCCGACGGCCCCGGCGCTCCCAAGGACATCGCCGATCGCATCGTGCGTCGCCGTCGGCTCCGCAACCTCGTGCGCGTCACCGGCGCCGCTCTCGGCCTGGCCGGCATCACCCTGGGCACCGCTCTCGCCACCGGTGCGGGCGGCGACAACGGGACGCCGTCACCGGCCGCGCGGGTGAGCAAGCAGAGCAAGCTGCTGTGGCAGACCACGTTGCCCGGTAAGTCCTGGGACGCCTGCACCACCGGTGCCGATACCGGTGACGTGTACTGCCGGGGGACGGAGTACGACTTTGTCGGTGTGGACGCCCGTACCGGCAAGGTCGAATGGCAGCAAAAGGCCAAGGACGCCAACGGCAACAGCGCCCCGGCGGGATCGATGCCCGGTGGCCGTGACGGGGTGTTGTACACCTACGCTGATCACGCCCCAGGGGCGCCCCGGGCCGGCACCGACCTCGTCGCCCTCGACATCAACAGTCGGCGAGTGCTGTGGAAGCACGAGCTGGCCGACGACAGCCGAGGCCGGACCTCCGCCGTGCTGTTCGACGGCGGGATCCTCGCCAACGCCCCGACCTTCAAGAGCGTGGTCGCTCTGGACGGAGCGACGGGCCGGACGCTGTGGACGTACAAATGGAAGAAGGCCGATTGCGACCGGGCTGTGATCGGCGGCGTCCCGTACCTGACGTGCTCACCGGACAGCAAGAAGGCGCCGCAACAGAGCACCGTCGTCCGTCTTGACCCGGCGACGGGCACAGCGCGGACAGTCGCGACCGTTGAGGGCCCGACCACGTACATCGGTACGGACGGGGACGCCGTGCTGCTGGGCGGTATGGCCGGCGGACAGAAGAACTTCAGCGACCCCGGTCCCGCCACCCTGACCCGCGTCGACACCCGCTCCGGCTCGGTGTCCCATCACCGCGTCGAGGGCCTGCCAACCGGTGTGGTCGCAGACGGCCTCATCCTGGCAGCCGGCAGCAACGGCAGCGCCGTCGCGTACTCCGCCGACAGCGGCAAGCGGCTGTGGTCGCGCAACCTCGGGCTGACGTTGCACAAAGAGCCGCGCAACCCCACGCTGCACGAGTTGCCCTCCGCCGCCACGGTGGACCTCACCAGCCGCATGGCGTACTACCTCGCCCCCTCCGGGCACCTGGTGGGCCTTGATCTGGACACTGGTGCGGTGCTCTGGCGCGGCCGGGTCCCGCTGCCGAAGAGCCCGATACAGGGCGGGATCGCGCCCGAGCTCATGAGTCACGGCCACGACCTCATCGGCCAGGTCGGCGGCGAGCTCTTCAGGATCAAGCCCCAGCTGCCTCAACGAGGTTGA
- a CDS encoding cold-shock protein has translation MASGTVKWFNSEKGFGFIEQDGGGPDVFAHYSNISGNGYRELVEGEKVTFDITQGQKGPQAENIVRG, from the coding sequence ATGGCCAGCGGCACCGTGAAGTGGTTCAACAGCGAAAAGGGCTTCGGCTTCATCGAGCAGGACGGCGGAGGCCCCGACGTCTTCGCTCACTACTCCAACATCAGCGGCAACGGCTACCGCGAACTCGTCGAGGGCGAGAAGGTCACCTTCGACATCACCCAGGGCCAAAAGGGCCCCCAGGCGGAGAACATCGTCCGCGGCTGA
- a CDS encoding L-threonylcarbamoyladenylate synthase has product MARVTARTSDIDKAAGVLRGGGLVAFPTETVYGLGANAEDPAAVARIFQAKGRPPSHPLIVHIGGAQLLDDWVQEVPATARLLAQHFWPGPLTLVLRRSQRVPLEATGGLETVAVRVPEHPVALALLSAFGGGVTAPSANRFGSVSPTTADHVRAELGDAVDFVLDGGSCEVGVESTIVDVTGETPSLLRPGGVTREDLEAVLGRPISLDATSDVRVPGQHPSHYAPRARVVLVEPENIAAEAALAQDAGHQVGVFLPPAFADTPVKAHAVVAVPASMAAYARGLYGFLRELDQQGCDLIVASLPVEEELGLAIANRLRRAAGPRPTA; this is encoded by the coding sequence ATGGCGAGGGTGACGGCACGAACCAGTGACATCGACAAGGCAGCCGGTGTGCTGCGCGGCGGAGGCCTGGTGGCCTTCCCGACCGAAACGGTCTACGGACTGGGCGCCAACGCCGAGGACCCCGCCGCCGTAGCGCGCATCTTCCAGGCCAAGGGCCGCCCGCCCTCCCACCCGCTGATCGTCCACATCGGCGGCGCGCAGCTTCTGGACGACTGGGTCCAGGAGGTGCCCGCGACGGCGCGCCTGTTGGCACAACACTTCTGGCCGGGGCCGCTGACGCTGGTCCTGCGGCGCAGTCAGCGGGTGCCCCTCGAAGCGACCGGGGGCCTTGAGACGGTCGCCGTGCGCGTGCCCGAGCACCCCGTCGCACTCGCGCTGCTCTCGGCGTTCGGCGGCGGTGTCACGGCCCCGTCCGCGAACCGTTTCGGCTCGGTCAGCCCCACCACGGCCGACCACGTCCGTGCGGAGCTGGGTGACGCGGTCGACTTCGTGCTGGACGGCGGCTCCTGCGAGGTCGGCGTCGAGTCGACCATCGTCGACGTCACGGGCGAGACCCCGAGCCTTCTTCGGCCCGGCGGGGTGACGCGCGAGGACCTCGAAGCGGTGCTGGGCCGCCCGATCTCGCTCGACGCGACCAGCGACGTCCGGGTGCCGGGCCAGCATCCGTCCCACTATGCGCCGCGGGCGCGGGTCGTCCTCGTCGAGCCCGAGAACATCGCAGCCGAAGCGGCACTCGCGCAAGACGCCGGGCACCAGGTGGGCGTCTTCCTCCCCCCTGCCTTCGCCGACACCCCGGTGAAGGCGCACGCCGTGGTGGCGGTCCCCGCCTCGATGGCCGCCTACGCGCGCGGGCTGTACGGGTTCCTGCGCGAACTCGACCAGCAGGGGTGCGACCTCATCGTCGCGTCCTTGCCGGTGGAGGAGGAACTGGGACTCGCCATCGCCAACCGGCTGCGCCGCGCGGCCGGACCCCGGCCCACCGCCTGA